Proteins co-encoded in one Candidatus Caldatribacterium sp. genomic window:
- a CDS encoding ParB/RepB/Spo0J family partition protein: MTKRGLGRGLDALIPGAGLFGSRAIQEVEIEKLHPNSLQPRVALDEERLEELTESIRQHGVLQPILVRRSPQGFEIIAGERRWRAAQRAGLRTVPVIVEEEVDEEKKLELALVENLQREDLNPIELAQGIQKLIETFGLTQEEVAERIGKKRSTVANLLRLLELPEDIKHLVAQGTISPGHAKTLLGLPEEEQRSLLSEILSRSLSVRDTEKLARKKRERKEPQEEKEREEAHIENLLTHYLATRVRVGRGKITIEYYGPEDLRRIYMLIVRPE; the protein is encoded by the coding sequence ATGACAAAGCGCGGTCTTGGCAGGGGGCTTGACGCCCTCATCCCAGGAGCAGGACTTTTCGGAAGTCGGGCCATCCAGGAGGTGGAGATTGAAAAGCTCCACCCCAACAGCCTCCAGCCTCGCGTGGCCTTAGACGAAGAGCGCCTCGAAGAGCTCACCGAATCCATCCGCCAGCATGGAGTTCTCCAGCCGATTCTCGTGCGCCGGAGCCCTCAGGGTTTTGAAATCATCGCGGGGGAACGACGCTGGAGAGCGGCGCAGAGAGCAGGGCTTCGAACCGTTCCGGTTATCGTGGAAGAAGAAGTGGACGAAGAGAAAAAGCTCGAGCTCGCCCTGGTGGAGAACCTCCAGCGGGAGGATTTGAACCCCATAGAGCTTGCCCAAGGGATTCAAAAGCTCATCGAAACCTTCGGCCTGACGCAAGAGGAAGTTGCCGAACGCATCGGGAAAAAGCGCTCAACCGTTGCGAACCTCCTGAGGCTCCTTGAGCTTCCCGAAGACATAAAGCACCTTGTGGCTCAGGGAACCATTTCTCCCGGCCATGCAAAGACCCTTCTTGGGCTCCCAGAAGAGGAGCAGCGATCTCTTCTTTCTGAAATCCTCTCCCGTTCCCTCTCGGTGCGGGATACCGAAAAACTCGCTCGCAAGAAAAGGGAAAGGAAAGAACCTCAAGAGGAGAAAGAAAGGGAAGAAGCCCACATCGAGAATCTCCTCACCCACTACCTTGCCACTCGGGTTCGAGTTGGAAGGGGGAAAATCACCATTGAGTACTATGGTCCTGAGGACCTTAGAAGAATTTACATGCTCATTGTACGACCGGAATGA
- a CDS encoding ParA family protein, which yields MGTVIAVANQKGGVGKTTTCVNLSACLAERGQRVLVVDIDPQGNATSGLGIDRRNLRQCVYDLLINGVEAGELLKETEVGDLWLLPATIRLAGGEVELATLPKREHRLREGLEHLVPAFDWIIIDCPPSLGLLTLNALTFAERLLIPIQCEYYALEGLGQLMSTITMVRGSLNPRLELLGVLLTMFDPRTNLSQQVVDEVRRVFGEKVFRSIIPRSVRLSEAPSYGKPITLYEGSSKGAQAYRELAEEVLERTHDKARSWQGA from the coding sequence ATGGGGACGGTCATTGCGGTTGCCAACCAGAAGGGCGGAGTGGGAAAGACAACAACCTGCGTGAACCTCAGTGCATGCCTTGCCGAGCGAGGGCAACGGGTGCTTGTTGTCGACATTGACCCTCAGGGCAACGCAACAAGCGGCCTGGGTATTGATCGCCGAAACCTCAGGCAGTGCGTCTATGACCTCCTCATAAACGGTGTCGAGGCCGGAGAGCTCCTTAAAGAGACAGAGGTGGGAGACCTCTGGCTCCTTCCGGCGACCATCCGCCTTGCGGGAGGTGAAGTGGAGCTTGCCACTCTTCCAAAGAGGGAGCACCGCTTAAGGGAGGGCCTTGAACATCTTGTTCCGGCTTTTGACTGGATTATCATCGACTGTCCCCCCTCCCTTGGACTTTTAACCCTGAATGCCCTGACCTTTGCGGAGCGCCTCCTCATCCCCATTCAGTGCGAGTACTATGCCCTCGAGGGTCTTGGGCAGCTCATGAGCACCATCACCATGGTCCGGGGCTCCCTCAATCCCCGCCTTGAGCTTCTCGGGGTGCTCCTCACGATGTTTGACCCCCGCACGAACCTCTCCCAGCAGGTGGTCGATGAGGTCCGAAGGGTTTTCGGGGAAAAGGTCTTCCGTTCCATCATCCCCCGAAGCGTTCGCCTGAGCGAGGCCCCAAGCTACGGGAAACCCATAACGCTCTATGAGGGGAGCTCCAAAGGCGCTCAGGCGTACCGAGAACTCGCCGAGGAGGTTCTCGAAAGAACCCATGACAAAGCGCGGTCTTGGCAGGGGGCTTGA